The Solanum lycopersicum chromosome 6, SLM_r2.1 genome has a window encoding:
- the LOC138349348 gene encoding uncharacterized protein, producing MTNSSQTNAGTVSAATTSVAHNRSNVDLVPAEKPQKFINENVPVMSYETPPDERFLVTEAWTHSDFFCKNYILSGMQDDLYNVYNNVRTSKELWDALEKKYKTEDAGMKKFIVAKILEYKMINMAAIIEKLPPLWKDFKNYLKHKSKEMTVENLTVRLRIEEDNKVAEKRVTECRSPKKDKKNKDQANLAESKGEMDDLCAMLSECNLVGNSREWWIDSGVSCHVCANKELFSSYIPAPKDEKLFMANSVVAKVEGSGKVLLKMTSEINP from the exons atgactaattcaagtcaaacaaatgctggaacagtaagtgctgcaacaacatcggttgcacataatcgttcaaatgtTGACTTAGTGCCGGCTGAGAAACCT CAGAAGTTtattaatgagaatgttcctgttatgtcatATGAAACTCCGcctgatgaacgattcttggtaacagaagcatggacacactcagattttttttgtaaaaattatattctgagTGGCatgcaagatgatctgtacaatgtgtacaacaATGTCagaacctcaaaagaactctgggatgctttagaaaagaagtacaaaacagaagatgccggaatgaagaaattcattgtggcaaaaaTTCTGGAGTATAAAATGATAAACA tggctgcaattattgaaaagttacctccattgtggaaggacttcaaaaactacttgaaacataaAAGCAAGGAAATGACTGTTGAAAATCTCacagtaaggttgagaatcgaagaggataataaggttgcagaaaagag ggtTACTGAATGCCGGagtcctaagaaggacaagaaaaataaggatcaagcaaacttggctgaatccaaaggagaaatggacgacctttgtgcaatgctttcagaatgtaacttggttggaaattcaagagaatggtggatagattctggtgtCTCATgtcatgtttgtgccaacaaagaattattttcatcatacaTTCCAGCACCTAAAGATGAGAAgttgtttatggcaaactctgttgttgcaaaggtggaaggaagtggcaaagtcctattaaagatgacatcag aaattaatccataa
- the LOC101248110 gene encoding uncharacterized protein, with the protein MRYRRGKCDLMYVIEGLLFLTSWIMVVNGSIHEYKDEAFIPRFNSFFFHGGSEGLYASKLQDSPLLLSDDTNNNNNKPINGKSFIRFESIIFRRTKEAANKQNEMQQSTGIVEAIILEVKDRNEIGGSYLNSDAICCTPALAKDGSCKVGEVIIHQDPENPGWPKRIQTSFEGNSEEANMVFHNVQINKTGMYYLYFMFCNPELKGTLISGRTVWRNPEGYLPGKMAPLMTFYGLMSLAYLILGLLWFLRFVQHWKDIIQLHYHITAVIGLGMCEMALWYFEYANFNATGSRPMGITIWAVTFSAIKKTVSRLLLLVVSMGYGVVRPTLGGITSKVLLLGVVYFLASEALELVEHLGNINDFSGKARIFLVLPVALLDSCFIVWIFSSLSKTLEKLQVRRSLAKLELYRKFTNSLAVSVLLSVAWIGYELYFNASDPLSELWRRAWIIPAFWTLLAYLILWVICILWAPSNNPTRYAYSGEGLDDEEEGLSLTGSTVIVGGDLSKLDRKERKASITADHVFGLGEVVLEEDKRA; encoded by the exons ATGAGATACAGAAGGGGTAAATGTGATCTAATGTATGTAATTGAAGGACTACTCTTTCTGACCAGTTGGATAATGGTAGTGAATGGGTCGATCCATGAGTACAAAGATGAAGCTTTCATTCCTCgtttcaattcatttttctttcatgGTGGTAGTGAAGGGCTTTATGCTTCTAAGCTTCAAGATTCCCCTCTTCTCCTGTCTGATGAcactaataacaataacaataaaccCATTAATGGCAAATCCTTTATCAG GTTTGAGTCAATCATTTTTAGAAGAACAAAGGAGGCTGCAAATAAGCAAAATGAGATGCAGCAGAGTACTGGAATCGTTGAAGCCATAATACTGGAGGTCAAAGACAGGAACGAAATTGGGGGTTCCTATCTGAATTCTGATGCAATATGCTGCACCCCTGCTCTTGCCAAAGATGGATCCTGCAAGGTAGGAGAGGTTATAATTCATCAAGATCCTGAGAACCCTGGGTGGCCAAAACGGATTCAGACGTCCTTTGAGGGAAACAGTGAAGAAGCTAATATGGTATTCCATAATGTTCAGATCAACAAGACTGGAATGTATTATCTCTATTTTATGTTCTGCAATCCGGAACTCAAGGGCACATTAATTAGTGGTAGAACTGTTTGGAGAAACCCAGAAGGCTATCTACCTGGGAAGATGGCACCACTGATGACATTTTACGGTTTGATGTCTCTAGCATACCTCATTCTTGGTCTCTTGTGGTTTTTACGGTTTGTGCAACATTGGAAGGATATAATACAATTGCACTATCACATTACTGCCGTGATTGGTCTTGGAATGTGTGAAATGGCTCTTTGGTATTTTGAATATGCAAATTTTAATGCCACAGGAAGCAGGCCAATGGGAATCACCATATGGGCTGTTACCTTCAGTGCTATCAAGAAGACTGTCTCACGTCTACTTCTTCTAGTGGTATCGATGGGCTATGGTGTTGTAAGACCCACACTGGGAGGTATAACCTCAAAGGTACTTCTTTTGGGTGTGGTATACTTTCTTGCTTCTGAAGCCTTGGAACTGGTTGAACATTTGGGAAATATCAATGACTTCTCTGGAAAAGCGAGAATCTTTTTGGTGTTACCTGTTGCTTTATTAGATTCCTGCTTCATCGTATGGATATTTTCCTCATTGTCCAAAACATTAGAGAAGCTTCAG GTTCGGAGAAGCCTGGCCAAGCTTGAACTGTACCGAAAATTTACCAATTCTTTAGCCGTTTCAGTTCTTCTCTCTGTTGCTTGGATTGGCTATGAG CTGTACTTTAATGCAAGTGATCCATTGAGTGAGTTGTGGCGAAGAGCCTGGATTATACCTGCTTTCTGGACCTTACTAGCATACTTGATTTTATGGGTAATATGCATTCTCTGGGCTCCTTCGAATAACCCAACCAG ATACGCATACTCAGGGGAGGGTCTTGATGACGAGGAGGAGGGTCTGTCCCTCACCGGCAGTACTGTTATAGTGGGAGGAGATCTGTCTAAACTGGATAGGAAGGAGAGGAAGGCATCTATTACAGCAGATCATGTGTTTGGTCTTGGAGAAGttgtccttgaggaggacaaAAGAGCgtga
- the LOC101248398 gene encoding two-component response regulator ARR17-like isoform X1, protein MEMFANSSSISKGMGEVVASEEPHVLAVDDNLVDRKLVEILLKKSSCKVTTAEDGLRALEYLGLAAHQDSSKNSNGSKVNMIITDYCMPGMTGYELLKKIKESSMMKDVPVVIMSSENIPTRIHQCMEEGAQIFMLKPLKHSDVERLRCQIMQCRG, encoded by the exons ATGGAAATGTTTGCTAATTCATCATCGATTTCAAAGGGAATGGGGGAAGTTGTTGCAAGTGAGGAACCTCATGTCCTAGCTGTTGATGACAATCTTGTTGATCGTAAACTTGTTGAAATATTACTCAAGAAATCGTCTTGCAAAG TAACTACTGCAGAAGATGGTCTGAGGGCTTTAGAGTATTTGGGTTTGGCAGCTCATCAAGATAGCTCTAAAAATAGCAAT GGCTCAAAGGTTAATATGATCATAACAGATTATTGTATGCCAGGAATGACTGGTTATGAACTTCTCAAGAAAATCAAG GAATCGTCGATGATGAAGGATGTACCAGTTGTGATCATGTCATCTGAGAATATCCCAACTCGAATTCATCA ATGCATGGAAGAAGGAGCTCAAATATTTATGCTGAAGCCTCTGAAACACTCTGATGTCGAAAGGCTAAGATGCCAAATAATGCAATGCAGAGGATAG
- the LOC101248398 gene encoding two-component response regulator ARR17-like isoform X2 — translation MEMFANSSSISKGMGEVVASEEPHVLAVDDNLVDRKLVEILLKKSSCKVTTAEDGLRALEYLGLAAHQDSSKNSNGSKVNMIITDYCMPGMTGYELLKKIKESSMMKDVPVVIMSSENIPTRIHQFVYY, via the exons ATGGAAATGTTTGCTAATTCATCATCGATTTCAAAGGGAATGGGGGAAGTTGTTGCAAGTGAGGAACCTCATGTCCTAGCTGTTGATGACAATCTTGTTGATCGTAAACTTGTTGAAATATTACTCAAGAAATCGTCTTGCAAAG TAACTACTGCAGAAGATGGTCTGAGGGCTTTAGAGTATTTGGGTTTGGCAGCTCATCAAGATAGCTCTAAAAATAGCAAT GGCTCAAAGGTTAATATGATCATAACAGATTATTGTATGCCAGGAATGACTGGTTATGAACTTCTCAAGAAAATCAAG GAATCGTCGATGATGAAGGATGTACCAGTTGTGATCATGTCATCTGAGAATATCCCAACTCGAATTCATCA ATTTGTGTACTATTGA